In Carassius carassius chromosome 7, fCarCar2.1, whole genome shotgun sequence, one genomic interval encodes:
- the LOC132144321 gene encoding zinc finger protein 501-like produces the protein MTYEMLSMKAQVDVVCCKSVGTDLSMLDIEDFITEICQLKKEVASLETKLRERGDKLNREDVEQVWVRETDGTEAQDSVWSVRDQRSRDTQDSELSLTLLCYTDAQDHESTDQTSDCNAGEQQMLQTPLKMCSVKLVDCRNLIESRGEETTAEKQQQHTDEEEEEEENNGEDDDQSDDDGDFVPLDDSASSSSDGHIGSISKEQRTVTKCEKKLSKDGHLTKHQRKCTKQTNYSCKICNISFPTFKERTVHSKEHSVKKEFRCEQCGKDFFNTLYSMRAHIKTHEEKTLQCNECNKYFRNKGHLSVHMRIHTGEKMYQCPKCEKSFNQGSNLKRHLLTHSNERPHQCNECGKPFISSASLKLHQKMHSDDKPYQCSHCEKRFHHSTHRKTHERIHTGEKPYLCSDCGKSFASSFAFKVHQRIHTGERPYPCSDCSKSFYKLSDLKLHRRTHTREKPFKCSLCDKTFGISTSLKIHERIHTGEKPYCCSICGERFTFKWGFQTHKKKHAAPESS, from the exons GAGACAAAGCTGAGAGAAAGAGGAGACAAACTGAACAGAGAG GATGTGGAGCAGGTTTGGGTGCGTGAGACTGATGGGACAGAAGCTCAGGATTCAGTCTGGAGCGTCAGAGATCAGAGATCCAGAGACACACAGGACTCAGAGCTCAGCCTCACTTTACTCTGTTATACTGACGCTCAGGATCATGAATCCACTGATCAAACCTCTGACTGTAACGCTGGAGAACAGCAGATGCTGCAGACGCCGCTGAAGATGTGCTCCGTCAAACTGGTGGACTGCAGGAACCTGATCGAGAGCAGAGGAGAAGAAACCACCgcagagaaacaacaacaacacactgatgaggaggaggaggaggaggagaataaTGGGGAGGATGATGATCagagtgatgatgatggtgacttTGTTCCATTAG ATGACAGCGCTAGTTCATCTTCTGATGGACACATTGGATCTATATCTAAAGAGCAAAGGACAGTgaccaaatgtgaaaaaaaattaagcaaagatGGTCATTTAACAAAACATCAGAGAAAATGCACAAAACAGACAAACTACAGCTGCAAGATCTGTAACATCAGTTTTCCGACCTTCAAAGAGAGAACCGTTCATTCAAAAGAGCACAGCGTGAAGAAGGAGTTTCGCTGCGAACAGTGCGGGAAGGATTTTTTTAACACTCTTTATAGTATGAGAGCTCATATAAAGACACATGAAGAAAAGACTCTTCAGTGCAATGAGTGTAACAAGTATTTCCGCAACAAAGGACATCTTTCTGTTCATATGAGAATTCACACGGGTGAGAAAATGTATCAGTGCCCTAAATGCGAGAAAAGCTTCAACCAGGGATCTAATCTGAAGAGACATCTACTCACGCACAGCAATGAGAGACCGCATCAGTGCAATGAATGTGGAAAACCTTTTATAAGCTCAGCTTCTCTAAAGTTACACCAAAAAATGCACTCTGATGACAAACCGTatcagtgttcacactgtgagaaACGTTTCCATCATTCAACTCACAGAAAAacccatgagaggattcacaccggagagaaaccgtACTTATGCTCCGACTGCGGGAAGAGCTTCGCTAGTTCATTTGCTTTCAAAGTTCATCAGAGAATTCACACAGGAGAAAGACCTTATCCTTGTAGTGATTGTTCGAAGAGTTTCTATAAGCTAAGTGACTTAAAACTACACCGGAGGACTCATACAAGAGAAAAACCTTTTAAATGCTCACTTTGTGACAAGACTTTTGGTATATCAACTTCCCTGAAGATCCATGAACGAATACATACAGGAGAGAAACCTTACTGCTGCTCCATTTGCGGAGAGAGATTCACTTTTAAATGGGGTTTTCAGACCCACAAGAAGAAACACGCTGCTCCAGAATCATCATAG